CGCAAGGATCCGAAATCACCCAACCTATTCCCGCCAGACGGCTTAGGACAACGGGCACGCCGGCGGTGCAAAATCTTGGCTGAATTTGTTTGGAGCCGGTAAGAATTGCATGTATTCTTGCTAGCGACGGATCTAGCGGACGTGACGATCGCCTTTTCTTATCACTCCTCATCAAGACCCTCGTCACTCACGGGTTAGGTCCTCGCGACAGCGAGCTGCGACGTTTCGGCATCATGTGATTCTCGCTGCACGTCCAGAGGCTTGCCGCAGCACGAGTGCGGCGGAATGGGGCGCCGCCAACTGGCTCGTGGAGCGCAGAGCGAAGTTTCGCAGCAGGACATCGGTTTTTCCGTGACGCCCGAAGGCGTCGGTAAGTCTGGCCTGATAGCCACGCGCTAAGTCGCGAGAGCTCCGCAGGGCAGAGGCACACAAACTCACAGCCCGACCCAGCTTGTGGGTCACACGGTCGCCGGGACGGCGTCCGTCGGTTTCGGTCATCGGGATCCGGCGCGCATGTGCGGGCCCTCCCAACAGCAAAAGGAGTGATACCCATGTCGGTAGTCCAGGCCCAATCCTCGACCAGCGTCAGCTGGATCGAGCACCAGATGCTGGATCATGTGAAGGGCGCGCTCCGGGTCACGCTCGACTGGAACGCCCCCAGCGTGAGCCTTACCCGCAAGAAGTCGAGCGTGCGGTTCTCGTTCCAGTCGTTCTGCCGCCACCTCGACCGGCTCATGCGGATCGAGGAGAACGACAACTACCTCGAGGAGCTGTGCGAGACCAAGCCCCACTTCGAGCCGCAGGTCCGCAGGCTGCGTGCCGACCACGACCACTTCCGGTCGCGGACGCACACGCTGATGGCGCAGCTCGAGAGTCTTGAGGAGTGGCAGTCGGATCAGTTCGACGAGTGCTGCCTTGAGATCCGGGAGTTGCTGCGCGAAGTCGACCAGCACGACCACGAGGAGGTCCGTGTGCTGCAGGAGCTAATGTCCTCTGATCTGGGGGGCGAGGGCTAACCGCACGCGAGGGCCGGATATCCGGCTTGGGCGCTGGAGGGGGTTCTGCCAAGCTCTTTATTGACAGAAACAACTTCCAATTCTTCTGCGAAAAAGCACTCCTCCGCCCCAATCGGTGCGGGGTAGAATAGGGGAGACAGCGAGCCGGCAGGCCCGGCCCGCTGGTCTCCTAACGCAGAAGCCCTGCCTCGTTGACGCGGAGGTCTCGCCAGATGGGAAAACGGCCGCAGCACCTGGATCGGTTCTTAGAAGATTGGCCCTACGAGTTTGGAGAGGTGACCGCCCGGTGCGTCAGCGGTGCTGACGGCCGCCGCGTGCTGCAGCTGAGGATCGACCTGGGGGTCCTGCAGATGGAGGTATCTGGCAGGCCGGATGGTCGCAAGCCTGACGGCGCCGAGACCTACTACGACCGGCTCATCTCGCTGGCCTTTGAGGAAGGCGAAGAGTTTGAGCTGGACGACGAACGCTGCGTCGAAATCGACCGCGAGTTCGTGCAGTTCTACCACCGCCGGCTCGCTTGGCTGGCGCTCCGCGAATTCGAGAACGCGGTCGCCGACGCGGACCACACGCTGGCGTTGATGGACTTCAGCTCCGCCCATGCGCCCGACGAGGAGTGGGCCGACCTGCACGAGCAGTACCGTCCGTTCGTGCTCTTCCACCGCACCCAGGCCGCGGCGCTCCGCGAGCTAGAGCTCAGCCAACCCGAACGGGCCGTGGCCGCCCTCAACGAGGGACTGGGCAAGATGCGCAGCGTTTTCGCCCGGCACGACCTGCTCGAGGACTTCGAGGACGACGAGCTCGTCGTGAAGCTGGTCGACATGAAGGACACCCTCACCGAGCAGCACGACCTCGAGGCGCCGCTCACCGAGCAGCTCGCCGAGGCAATCGCCGAGGAGCAGTACGAGCTGGCCGCGGAGATCCGCGACCGGATCGCCCGCCGCACCCGCACCGGCGCCTAATCCGCCGCATGCACCGCCAGCACATGTTGGCGATTCTTTCAATCGGCTTGCAATTGTTCACCATCTGGTGAACACGCCCGCACAATCGGCGCCCCGTTAAGACAGGGCTGTGGCGCGTGTTAGCTCAATCCGCCGCCCACTCTCGGGCGATTGGCACGCCCCGTGCAATAGTTGGCTCACGTCGCTCAGGGGGAGCGGGCGAGTCGCCCGCTTGAGGTTTCGAGCGGCGCCAACGATCTGTGACGCCGCTGGGCAGCGGCCATCTCATCACCAACCAAGGGAGTGTTTCATGTTGGTTCTTTCACGCAAGGCGAACGAGAAGATCCGTATCGGCGACGACATCACCATCACCATCCTGCGCACCAAGGGCAAGACCGTGCGGGTTGGCATCGAGGCCCCCAACAGCGTGCCCGTTCTGCGGGGCGAACTGTCCTTCGAACAGCCGGAGGATGAGGAAAAACAAGACGCCCCCACCAAGCCGGCCGGCAAGCCGTCGCAGAACCAGACGCCCAACCAGGACTGGTCCACCGATTCGCAGCCGTGCGTGGCCCACGCTCGTGTAGCCCGCAGCCGCGTCGCGACCGTGCTGCCGCAGATGCTGGGCGATGCGGGACCGCTGCGGGCCATGCTGGACCGCCGAGCGACCGCGGGCGAGTTCTGAGCCGGCCGCGTCAGCGGGCGTCCGGCCCGTTCAGGTCGAGCCGTTCGACCCGCACCCCGGGAATCGTTACTGGCTGTCCCCAGATGGCGTCGACCTCGGGGAAGCGTTCCACGTGGCTGGGGTCCGGGGTGAGCACAACATCGGCCTGCCGGGAGTCGCTTTCCAGCGACGGGACGGTGGCCTCGAGCTGGCTGCCCCCGGTAGTCACCGATCCGCCCTCGCGGACCACGCGCAGCACGCCGCCTTCCAGCTGGATGGTCTGATCGTCCAGGCGCACCGCGGCGTTAAAGCTAACCGCGGGGCCTGCGGTAGCCTGAGAGTCGACCACCAGCACCACCTTCTTCCGCCCGTCACCCAGCTTCTGCACCACTAGCCGCTTCACGCCAACGCCGTGCCCGGACCGCAGGTCCGCCGGCTTGGTGAGCAGCGTCACAAACTCCTCTTCGTTACCGTGAACGGTCAGCGTTTGGGTGGGGGTCGCCTCCCACTGCTTGAGGCCGGCGGGCAACCCGCCGGGCGAGATGTCCCGCGAGTCGAGCCCCACCATCTTGCCGGCCGGCACGTAGGCGGCTTCCACAACGGCCTCCAGCTTGTGCTCCCCAACCGGCAGCGACTCGTCGCAGTACCCGCGCCACTCGTGGCCGCTGTGCGAAATCCGGCGGACCTTTAAGGGGTTCCCGTCCAGCCGCACCTCCTTCACGGTCCACACAAGCCGCGGGAGTGACGACGAGTGCCGCGCCCAGACGCTGCCGTACTCGACCTCGACCGAGAACCCCACGTCGCGCTGCCGCATCCGCCGCACGGGCCGCAGTGTCGGGGCGCCGCCGTAGTACGCGTCGCACAGGTCGATCAGCGTCTGGTCGGTCACAATGCCGCTGTTGATGGCCGGGTCGAGGAACCGGCCCTGCCAGTTCAGCGGCTCGTCAAAGCCGCCGGGCTTGGTGGCCCGCATGTGCTTCACCAGTATCCGCACGGCGTCGTTCACCTGCTCGGCGGTGAGGTCGCCGCTTGCCAGCCGCCGCTGCAGCTCGTCCCACGCCCAAGGCTCGTCGATCCGGGTGGGCAGCTCGGCGTTGATAAGCCGCGATGTCGACAGCATCCCCAGCCCGCCCGGCCCGCGGGCCATCGACTGCAGAGTGGACGCTGCCAACCCGCCGAAGACCGGCGTGAGCGCCAACGCTATCGCCCACAGCGCCAACGGCCGCCTCCGTTCCTTTGCCGCTAGCCAAATTAGCGTGCCGATCGCGGCGAAGAACGGCCCGATCGTGCTGACGCCCCACACGATCGAGATAAACGCCTGCGGCTCGCGCTGCAGCAGCCTGCCGCCGAGACCCAGCAGCGCGCCCCCAACCACCAGCAGGATCAAGAGTGTCCTTAGTCGCAAGCGGAAACCGGTGCGGGCCATGGCGGGTCAAGCGGCGGGAGGGAGGAGCGTCAAACGCTCGAGACGCGCAAGACGCCATGCTAACGCCCGGTTACCCCGCCGGCAACTTTCGCGGCCGGCGCGATCGCCAGCACCACGCCGCGGCTACCAGCAGCGCTGCACCACTAGGCGCGGGCACGGCCGCGAAGGCCGCGTCCGACGGCATGAGCGACTCCCACGTGGCGCCCAGGTTGTCTCGCCAGACGCTGTAGTCACTCGAGTCAACGAGGCCGTCCCCATTGCCGTCGGCGGCCAGGTTGTCGGTGCCGCCGAATGCCTCGCGCCACACCAGGTAGTCGTCGGCGTCGACCAGGCCGTCGTCGTTGTAGTCGCCCGCCAGCGTGACAAACGGGTTGCTGAACATCTCGGAGGTGAGCAGCACGTCGTCGGTCAGCGTCCCGAGGAACGCGATCAGGTCGGCCACCTCCTGGTCGATGAAGTTGAACCGCACCGGGCGGCCGTTGGGCAGCGTCAGCAGCGGGTCGAGGTTGGGGTTGTCGCGGATGCCGGTGCTGTAGAAGCGGATCACGTCCTCCAGCGAGTCGAAGCGACCGTCGTGCATGTACGTGCCGCGGACCGCTACGTTCCGCAGCGATGGGACCTTGAACTCGCCGTCGCCGGCGCCCTCGTCCGTGCCCAGCTCCTCGTCGGAGATCAGGTCCAGCCCGATGTTGTGCGTGTCGACCGACACCTGGGCGTTGGTGCGGTGGCAGCCGTCGCAGCGGTCGGCGAACAGCTGGTGGCCGCGTTCTTCGCTGACGGTCAGCACGGAGCCGAAGTCGGGCGGCCCGCCCTCGCGGAACGCCTGGTCGAACTTCGCGTTGTACGAAACCATCGACCGCACGAACTGCGACATCGCCGCCGACATCCGCTCGCTGGTCACCTCCGGCGTGCCGAACGCCTGCTCGAAAAGCTGCGGGTAGAAGTCGGTGGCGGCCAGCTTCGCCTCCAGGTCGCCCAGGTCCGTGATGCCCATCTCGACCGGGTTCTGGATCGGCTGCAGCACCTGGTGCTCCAGGGTCGGCGAGCGCTCGTCCCAGAAGAATGCGCCGCTGCCGTTGTACCGCGCGTTGGCCAGGCCCATCGAGTTGCGGTCGGTCAGCTCGCCGTCGAAGCCCTCGCTCACCGGGTCGGGGTCGGTGAAGCCGTGCTCCTGCTGGTGGCACGAGGCGCAGGCCGTGGAGTTGTTGTGCGAGAGCCGCGGGTCGTAGAACAGCACGCGGCCCAGTGTGGCGCCGGCGTTGGTGAGCGGGTTATCGGCCGGCGTGTTGTCGAGCGCCGCGATCGCGGCGCCGCTCGGTGTGCCGGGGCGGAAGTGGGCGGGCAGGTCGGTCTCGGCGTACGCGACAAAGTCGGCCAGGTCCGCCGGCAGGGCGGGGACGCCGACCGTCTGGGCCTTGGCGGTGAGCTGCCCCAGAGGCCAAGCGGCGGCCAGGGCGACAATCGTCGCTGTTCGCATCGTGGTGCTCCGTTCCGGTGTCTGTGCCTCTGCTGGCGCCCCTGTCGTCACGCCTCTCCCGCTAAACGGCCCCACGGGCGTGGGGTCTACACCCGGCCGGCATGCTAGCACCCGCGCATCCGCTATGGCTGCCAACGCCGGGGTTCTGGTAGAGTCGCCATCCCCGCTGGGGGCCAAAGATTGGCCCTTAATTCGATCCTCCCACAAGGAGCCGAGCATGGATGCTCACCGGACCAAGACCGCCCTGCGCGCGCCCTGGCGCGGCCTCTTCCTGCTGCTGACTGGCCTGATCGGGCTGGCCCCGATCGCGGCCTCCGCTGCCGCGACCTACCGCACCAATAACTTCGTGGTGTACGCCCAGACGCCCCAGCTGGCCCAGGAGATCGCCCAGTCGGCCGAGTCCTGGCGGAAGCAGCTCGCGATCGAGTGGCTCGGCGAGGAGATGCCCGATTGGACCGAGCCGTGCCCCATCAAGACCAAGGTCTCGCCCCGGCTGGGCGCCGGCGGCGCGACCAGCTTCCTGTTCGACCGCGGCGAGGTGTACGGCTGGGACATGAACGTGCAGGGCAGCCGCGAGCGCGTGCTGGACAGCGTGCTGCCGCACGAGATCACCCACACCGTGTTCGCCAGCCACTTCCGCCAACCGCTGCCCCGCTGGGCCGACGAGGGCGCGTGCACCACCGTCGAGCACCGCAGCGAGATCGCCGTTCAAGAGCGGCTCCTCATCAAGTTCCTCAAGACCGGCAAGGGCATCCCCTTCG
This genomic interval from Posidoniimonas corsicana contains the following:
- a CDS encoding hemerythrin domain-containing protein; the protein is MSVVQAQSSTSVSWIEHQMLDHVKGALRVTLDWNAPSVSLTRKKSSVRFSFQSFCRHLDRLMRIEENDNYLEELCETKPHFEPQVRRLRADHDHFRSRTHTLMAQLESLEEWQSDQFDECCLEIRELLREVDQHDHEEVRVLQELMSSDLGGEG
- a CDS encoding UvrB/UvrC motif-containing protein; the protein is MGKRPQHLDRFLEDWPYEFGEVTARCVSGADGRRVLQLRIDLGVLQMEVSGRPDGRKPDGAETYYDRLISLAFEEGEEFELDDERCVEIDREFVQFYHRRLAWLALREFENAVADADHTLALMDFSSAHAPDEEWADLHEQYRPFVLFHRTQAAALRELELSQPERAVAALNEGLGKMRSVFARHDLLEDFEDDELVVKLVDMKDTLTEQHDLEAPLTEQLAEAIAEEQYELAAEIRDRIARRTRTGA
- a CDS encoding carbon storage regulator — its product is MLVLSRKANEKIRIGDDITITILRTKGKTVRVGIEAPNSVPVLRGELSFEQPEDEEKQDAPTKPAGKPSQNQTPNQDWSTDSQPCVAHARVARSRVATVLPQMLGDAGPLRAMLDRRATAGEF
- a CDS encoding cytochrome c peroxidase, with product MRTATIVALAAAWPLGQLTAKAQTVGVPALPADLADFVAYAETDLPAHFRPGTPSGAAIAALDNTPADNPLTNAGATLGRVLFYDPRLSHNNSTACASCHQQEHGFTDPDPVSEGFDGELTDRNSMGLANARYNGSGAFFWDERSPTLEHQVLQPIQNPVEMGITDLGDLEAKLAATDFYPQLFEQAFGTPEVTSERMSAAMSQFVRSMVSYNAKFDQAFREGGPPDFGSVLTVSEERGHQLFADRCDGCHRTNAQVSVDTHNIGLDLISDEELGTDEGAGDGEFKVPSLRNVAVRGTYMHDGRFDSLEDVIRFYSTGIRDNPNLDPLLTLPNGRPVRFNFIDQEVADLIAFLGTLTDDVLLTSEMFSNPFVTLAGDYNDDGLVDADDYLVWREAFGGTDNLAADGNGDGLVDSSDYSVWRDNLGATWESLMPSDAAFAAVPAPSGAALLVAAAWCWRSRRPRKLPAG